The Listeria sp. PSOL-1 genome includes a region encoding these proteins:
- the tsaB gene encoding tRNA (adenosine(37)-N6)-threonylcarbamoyltransferase complex dimerization subunit type 1 TsaB — translation MILGIDTATDIMAVSLYHQEKVLGEYTTNLKKNHSIRLLPAIDMLMKECQVKIADLEKIAVAEGPGSYTGLRIGVSTAKTLAWDLGIPLVGVSSLEIIASPGLFFSGKIVPLIDARRDNVYAGVYETADNELITVKKDQHMALDDLLQSLPQNGDKYLFIGDISSSFHEKIQGHFGQHAEFAMAENISRAGYLARVAETRQKADVHSFVPKYLKLAEAESKWLEAGHEK, via the coding sequence ATGATTTTAGGTATAGATACGGCAACTGATATTATGGCGGTTTCGCTTTATCACCAAGAAAAAGTGCTTGGTGAATATACAACGAATCTTAAGAAAAACCATAGTATACGCCTTTTACCAGCCATTGATATGTTGATGAAAGAATGCCAAGTTAAGATAGCTGATCTTGAAAAAATCGCAGTTGCTGAAGGACCAGGTTCGTATACTGGTTTAAGAATTGGGGTGTCTACTGCGAAGACGCTTGCTTGGGATTTAGGAATTCCACTTGTTGGCGTTTCTTCTTTAGAAATCATCGCGAGTCCGGGGTTATTTTTTTCTGGGAAAATTGTGCCACTCATTGATGCTAGGCGTGATAATGTATATGCTGGAGTATATGAAACAGCTGATAATGAGTTAATCACTGTGAAAAAGGATCAACATATGGCGTTAGACGATTTGTTGCAATCTTTACCGCAAAATGGCGATAAATATTTATTTATTGGAGACATTTCATCAAGTTTTCATGAAAAAATCCAAGGTCATTTTGGTCAGCACGCTGAATTTGCTATGGCAGAGAATATTTCTCGTGCAGGCTATTTAGCACGTGTTGCTGAAACGCGACAAAAAGCAGATGTCCATTCATTTGTGCCTAAATATTTAAAGCTTGCAGAAGCAGAAAGTAAGTGGCTTGAAGCGGGGCACGAAAAATGA
- the rimI gene encoding ribosomal protein S18-alanine N-acetyltransferase — protein sequence MTLTFREALIQDIAALVTIEALSFPTPWTEGAFRNELLFNEYAYYLLIEEDGEVVGYAGIWFILDEGHVTNIAIHPSFRGKKYGEYLLKELLRRAKEKGAMHVTLEVRTSNLIAQNLYRKFEFQNGALRKKYYSDNGEDALVMWVDLS from the coding sequence ATGACTTTGACATTTAGAGAAGCTTTGATTCAAGATATTGCAGCGCTTGTAACCATTGAAGCACTTAGCTTCCCTACACCATGGACAGAAGGAGCTTTTCGAAATGAGCTTCTTTTTAATGAATATGCTTACTATTTGCTAATAGAAGAAGATGGCGAAGTGGTTGGTTATGCTGGAATCTGGTTTATCCTTGATGAAGGGCACGTTACAAATATTGCGATTCATCCTTCGTTTCGGGGGAAGAAGTACGGGGAATATTTGCTTAAAGAACTACTTAGGCGTGCTAAAGAGAAAGGTGCTATGCATGTAACGCTTGAAGTGCGCACGAGTAATCTAATTGCACAAAATTTATATCGTAAATTTGAATTTCAAAACGGCGCGCTCCGAAAAAAATATTATTCAGATAATGGGGAGGACGCGCTAGTAATGTGGGTGGATTTATCATGA
- the tsaD gene encoding tRNA (adenosine(37)-N6)-threonylcarbamoyltransferase complex transferase subunit TsaD, whose protein sequence is MTKKQTLILGIESSCDETAAAVVRNGHEILSNVVASQIDSHKRFGGVVPEIASRHHVEQITIVIEEALTQADVSLAEIDGIAVTEGPGLVGALLIGVNAAKTLAFSHQIPLIGVHHIAGHIYANRFETAMKFPLLALVVSGGHTELVLMRAHNDFEIIGETRDDAAGEAYDKVARALGLSYPGGVEIDKLAQTGEDTFHFPRAMLNEDNFDFSFSGLKSAFINTLHNMRQKDLEPSPADMAASFQESVVDVLVNKTLRAAKKYQVKQLLLAGGVAANKGLRARLIQEAEVEISDVSLVIPPLSLCGDNAAMIAAAGTIAYQKCQFGNLAMNAEPGLTFNEVQND, encoded by the coding sequence ATGACAAAAAAACAAACACTTATTCTTGGTATTGAGTCAAGCTGTGATGAAACAGCTGCTGCGGTTGTAAGAAATGGCCATGAAATTTTATCAAATGTGGTGGCTTCACAAATCGATAGCCATAAGCGATTCGGTGGAGTTGTTCCGGAAATTGCTTCAAGACATCACGTTGAACAAATAACGATTGTGATTGAAGAGGCGTTAACACAAGCAGATGTCTCGTTAGCCGAGATTGACGGAATTGCGGTTACAGAAGGGCCGGGACTAGTTGGTGCTTTACTTATTGGGGTAAATGCTGCTAAAACATTAGCATTCTCTCATCAAATTCCGCTCATTGGTGTTCATCATATTGCTGGACATATTTATGCGAATCGTTTTGAAACAGCGATGAAGTTTCCCTTACTAGCTCTTGTTGTTAGCGGTGGGCATACTGAGCTTGTATTGATGCGCGCACACAATGATTTTGAAATTATTGGGGAAACGCGTGATGATGCTGCTGGAGAAGCTTATGATAAAGTTGCACGAGCTCTTGGTCTTTCTTATCCTGGTGGCGTTGAAATTGATAAACTTGCACAAACAGGTGAGGACACTTTCCATTTTCCACGTGCGATGTTAAATGAAGATAACTTTGATTTTAGTTTTAGTGGTTTAAAATCAGCATTTATTAATACACTGCATAATATGCGTCAAAAAGATTTGGAACCAAGCCCTGCTGATATGGCAGCTAGTTTTCAAGAAAGCGTGGTTGATGTTTTAGTTAATAAGACGCTGCGTGCTGCTAAAAAGTATCAAGTAAAGCAACTTCTTTTAGCTGGTGGCGTTGCGGCTAATAAAGGGCTACGTGCGCGTCTCATTCAGGAAGCTGAAGTGGAAATATCAGATGTTTCGCTCGTTATCCCGCCACTTTCACTTTGCGGGGATAATGCCGCAATGATTGCTGCTGCAGGAACAATTGCTTATCAAAAATGCCAATTTGGTAATTTAGCGATGAATGCTGAACCAGGATTGACATTTAATGAGGTGCAAAATGATTGA
- a CDS encoding epoxyqueuosine reductase QueH, translated as MIDSTAILAKLNKDQKINYDKVLQKVIKTWLQANARPKILLHSCCAPCSTYSLAYLNEFADITIYFANSNIHPRAEYLRRELVQKQFIEAFNQKNGAEIQFLAAPYEPNQFIDMVQKNKLADEPEGGSRCAACFQMRLDIVAKKAEELGYDYFGSALTLSPKKDSGQINEIGLEVQRFFETKYLPSDFKKNNGYQKSIEMCKEYNVYRQCYCGCIFAAKRQEVDLKQVKKEAQAFVDKYGKTE; from the coding sequence ATGATTGATAGCACAGCTATTTTAGCAAAGCTAAATAAGGATCAAAAAATCAATTACGATAAAGTTTTACAAAAAGTAATCAAAACTTGGTTGCAAGCAAATGCACGACCAAAGATTTTGTTGCATAGTTGTTGTGCGCCGTGTAGTACGTATTCGTTAGCCTATTTAAATGAATTTGCGGATATTACGATTTACTTTGCTAATTCCAATATTCATCCGCGAGCTGAATATTTGCGCCGTGAGTTGGTACAAAAGCAGTTCATTGAAGCGTTTAATCAAAAGAACGGGGCGGAAATTCAATTTTTAGCCGCGCCGTATGAGCCAAATCAATTTATTGATATGGTACAGAAAAATAAATTAGCAGATGAGCCAGAAGGTGGTTCGCGATGTGCGGCATGTTTTCAAATGAGGCTAGATATTGTTGCTAAAAAAGCTGAAGAATTAGGCTATGATTATTTTGGCAGTGCCCTAACCTTATCACCTAAAAAGGATAGCGGACAAATTAATGAAATTGGTTTAGAGGTACAACGTTTTTTTGAAACAAAGTATTTACCAAGTGATTTCAAAAAGAATAATGGTTATCAAAAATCGATTGAAATGTGTAAGGAATATAATGTCTATCGTCAATGTTACTGTGGTTGTATCTTTGCAGCAAAGCGTCAAGAGGTTGACTTGAAGCAGGTTAAAAAAGAGGCGCAAGCGTTTGTTGATAAGTATGGGAAAACGGAGTGA
- a CDS encoding MerR family transcriptional regulator, with product MTYTIKEVSEILNISIYTIRYYDKKGLLPFVSKNKSGYREFTESDLEFMRTICCLKGTGMAIKDIRTYITYCMQGVTTIKDRKELLAIHRNNVLAEIELLKKNLKGVEQKLDVYNSPMAAKIIEKQRDFVRNEKEQASLKNPY from the coding sequence ATGACTTATACAATTAAAGAAGTTTCTGAAATACTTAATATAAGCATCTATACCATACGTTATTATGACAAGAAGGGACTACTCCCTTTCGTTTCAAAAAACAAATCTGGTTACCGAGAATTTACAGAATCTGATTTAGAGTTTATGCGGACAATTTGCTGTTTAAAAGGCACAGGAATGGCCATCAAAGACATTCGTACGTACATCACATACTGTATGCAGGGTGTTACTACAATAAAAGACCGAAAAGAACTGCTTGCTATTCATCGAAATAATGTTTTAGCGGAAATTGAACTACTAAAGAAAAATTTAAAAGGTGTCGAACAAAAATTAGATGTCTATAATTCTCCAATGGCAGCAAAAATCATCGAAAAGCAACGAGATTTTGTTCGAAATGAAAAAGAACAGGCCTCTCTTAAGAACCCTTATTAA
- a CDS encoding aldehyde reductase, with product MKEQVLVTGGTGFMGLHIIFQLLKGGYRVKTTVRSLARKDEVLATLSRNGIQHLEELTFIEADLSSDEHWEEAMKGCSYVLSVASPVFFDIPKNEDEAIRPAVEGILRILKAASKADVKRVVMTSNFGAIGFSNKDLNTVTTEKDWTDEFEKGLSIYEKSKLLAEKAAWDFVEKENELELVTINPVAVFGPSLNRHVSESFNLLKMLINPNTKRIPNLPLNVVDVRDVADLHIRAMTNPKAAMQRFIASSDGEISLLEIAQLIKRNRPELADQVVTKTVPNWQIKLASLFSKHAKEGRLFLEMNRQVSNSKAKELLEWQPISTKEEAALLAVDSLEKNTDK from the coding sequence ATGAAAGAGCAAGTTTTAGTTACGGGTGGTACAGGTTTCATGGGATTGCATATTATCTTTCAATTGTTGAAAGGTGGTTATCGTGTGAAAACGACCGTTCGATCACTTGCAAGAAAAGATGAGGTTTTAGCGACTTTAAGTAGAAATGGTATTCAGCATTTAGAGGAATTGACGTTTATTGAAGCAGATTTATCTAGCGATGAGCATTGGGAAGAAGCAATGAAAGGCTGTAGCTATGTTTTAAGTGTTGCATCACCAGTGTTTTTTGACATACCCAAAAACGAAGATGAAGCCATTCGACCAGCAGTAGAAGGAATATTACGTATTTTAAAAGCAGCTTCTAAAGCTGATGTCAAGCGTGTTGTCATGACATCGAACTTCGGAGCTATCGGATTTAGCAATAAAGATTTAAATACGGTAACAACAGAAAAGGATTGGACAGACGAATTTGAAAAAGGACTATCTATTTATGAAAAATCAAAACTTTTAGCTGAAAAAGCAGCTTGGGATTTTGTTGAAAAAGAAAACGAGTTAGAACTTGTAACAATCAATCCTGTGGCGGTTTTTGGTCCTTCGTTAAATCGTCATGTTTCGGAAAGTTTTAATTTATTAAAAATGTTAATAAACCCAAATACAAAACGAATTCCAAATCTTCCTCTCAATGTTGTAGACGTTCGTGATGTAGCCGATTTACACATTCGTGCTATGACAAATCCAAAAGCAGCTATGCAACGGTTTATTGCTTCTTCTGATGGAGAAATTTCACTACTAGAAATTGCGCAATTAATTAAGCGCAATCGTCCAGAACTAGCCGATCAAGTGGTCACAAAAACAGTCCCTAATTGGCAGATAAAATTGGCTTCATTATTTAGTAAACATGCAAAAGAAGGTCGATTATTTTTAGAAATGAACCGGCAAGTCAGCAATTCAAAAGCAAAAGAACTCTTAGAATGGCAACCTATTTCAACAAAAGAAGAAGCGGCTCTTTTAGCCGTAGATAGCTTGGAGAAAAATACGGATAAGTAA
- a CDS encoding flavodoxin family protein has protein sequence MKVIGILGTTNKIGLTAQMLDEVLLGAKENGCETMCLYLGDQDLKGNNLRQIGQEIEQADCLIFATPTYWNGMSGLLKNFFDVYRNQFVLTSSKAQLIPYRLKGKSYITITSCYKGSFENIVAGVTNTTFNQIDDITRQAGMHRMAELVLTNTFRKKELSKKKKEEAYTLGVKIAKRQKRGGFTLKRYIQLFFMLAITTLIVMGAQVGLEKLGGFKLESFWMRYMTFVILFFLFLSVMLRTVTLYNHKRR, from the coding sequence ATGAAAGTAATCGGGATACTAGGAACTACCAACAAAATTGGCTTGACTGCTCAAATGTTAGACGAGGTTTTACTTGGAGCAAAAGAAAATGGTTGTGAAACGATGTGCCTCTATTTAGGAGATCAGGATTTAAAGGGGAATAACTTGAGACAAATCGGTCAAGAAATTGAACAAGCAGATTGTTTGATATTTGCAACACCAACTTATTGGAATGGGATGAGTGGCCTATTAAAGAATTTTTTTGATGTTTATCGAAACCAATTCGTGTTAACCTCATCAAAAGCTCAGCTCATTCCTTATCGTTTGAAGGGGAAATCATACATAACGATTACGTCTTGTTATAAAGGTAGTTTTGAAAATATCGTAGCCGGAGTAACCAATACAACATTCAATCAAATTGATGACATCACAAGACAAGCAGGCATGCATAGAATGGCAGAATTAGTATTGACGAATACATTTCGAAAAAAAGAGCTGTCTAAGAAGAAAAAAGAAGAAGCTTATACATTAGGGGTAAAAATAGCAAAGCGGCAAAAACGAGGAGGTTTTACTTTGAAACGTTATATCCAGCTTTTTTTTATGTTAGCCATAACAACACTAATTGTGATGGGGGCTCAAGTTGGACTAGAGAAATTAGGCGGGTTTAAATTGGAGTCTTTCTGGATGCGTTATATGACCTTTGTTATCTTGTTTTTCCTCTTTCTTTCCGTAATGCTACGTACGGTTACTTTATATAATCATAAGAGACGTTGA
- a CDS encoding fructose PTS transporter subunit IIA, with protein MTFIEKNLINLQTEFTNQKEAFRYLANLAFENGRTTSVESVYQGLVEREQESTTGFGKNIAIPHTKNKAVKEPTILVVRNGKLMEWQALDNQPVHTLICLLVPDNKDDVHLRLLAKISRKLMHTEFTDLLKNGNAEQILNEINLVLNH; from the coding sequence ATGACATTTATTGAAAAAAATTTGATTAACTTACAAACAGAATTTACAAATCAAAAAGAAGCTTTTCGTTATTTAGCAAATTTAGCTTTTGAAAATGGGCGTACAACAAGCGTTGAATCAGTTTATCAAGGTTTAGTAGAGAGAGAACAAGAATCAACAACAGGATTTGGCAAAAATATAGCTATTCCACATACCAAAAATAAAGCTGTAAAAGAACCAACTATTTTGGTTGTAAGGAATGGCAAGCTGATGGAATGGCAAGCATTAGATAATCAACCAGTCCATACATTAATTTGCTTACTAGTACCTGATAATAAAGATGATGTTCATTTACGATTGCTTGCAAAGATTAGTCGTAAATTGATGCATACAGAATTTACCGATTTGTTGAAAAATGGAAATGCGGAACAAATACTAAATGAAATTAATTTAGTATTAAATCATTAA
- a CDS encoding PTS fructose-like transporter subunit IIBC has protein sequence MKIVGITNCPAGIAHTYMVAEAIEQKCKSLGYEVHIETQGASGVENKLTNAQIEAADYVILALGKGLSVEDRARFDGKKVVELPVSDALKHIDTLFDNIEQKATTLHASKVKLGNDQPVVKEGIMSYLMAGVSAALPFVVGGGLLVALGSMLIQFGMPNVALSEGVRPSLAWILTAIGNLGFTFMIPIMGAYIASAIGDKPAFAPAFLVTYLANSTDLLGTKSGAGFLGAVVLGLSIGYFVKYFKRVKLNKAFQPLLGSMLIPFITLLLFGLLTYFAIGPMMSWLMTEMLSFLNSIPTSMKLFSGFIIGAMLAFDMGGPINKTAWFFAFSLLSSGVYNWYGIVGVVTLLPPMAAAIATWIRPTLFTKQERGTSISAFIVGATVATEPAIPYALAAPIPMIAANTLAGGIAGAISIMFNIERIAPGIGIFDPLIGLEKPWYFFYLTVGVGLFLNVLFIIVFKTAWLKNQAKKVQEQKSVEEIQTTI, from the coding sequence ATGAAGATTGTAGGAATTACCAATTGTCCAGCAGGTATAGCCCATACTTATATGGTAGCTGAAGCGATTGAACAAAAGTGTAAATCACTCGGTTACGAGGTTCATATCGAAACACAAGGTGCTAGCGGGGTGGAAAATAAACTAACAAACGCTCAAATCGAAGCAGCAGATTATGTCATTTTGGCATTAGGAAAAGGGTTATCAGTTGAAGATCGAGCCCGTTTCGATGGAAAAAAAGTAGTTGAACTTCCTGTTTCTGACGCGCTTAAACATATTGATACATTATTTGATAACATTGAACAAAAAGCAACGACTTTACATGCTTCTAAGGTAAAATTAGGCAATGATCAACCTGTTGTCAAAGAGGGAATTATGAGCTACCTCATGGCTGGTGTGTCAGCTGCTTTACCTTTTGTCGTTGGTGGTGGTTTGCTCGTTGCTTTAGGCAGTATGCTTATTCAGTTTGGTATGCCTAATGTAGCGCTTAGTGAAGGGGTTCGTCCATCACTTGCTTGGATTTTGACTGCAATCGGGAATTTGGGTTTTACTTTTATGATCCCAATTATGGGTGCATATATTGCTAGCGCGATTGGTGATAAACCAGCGTTTGCACCAGCATTTTTGGTTACTTATTTAGCAAATAGCACTGATTTACTTGGAACGAAATCAGGAGCAGGATTTTTAGGTGCTGTGGTCCTTGGTTTATCAATTGGTTATTTTGTAAAATATTTCAAACGAGTAAAACTTAACAAAGCATTTCAACCACTCCTTGGTTCTATGTTAATTCCATTTATTACATTGCTTCTTTTTGGCTTATTGACTTATTTTGCGATTGGCCCAATGATGTCTTGGCTGATGACTGAAATGTTAAGCTTTTTAAATTCAATTCCAACATCAATGAAATTATTTAGTGGCTTTATTATTGGAGCGATGCTTGCTTTTGATATGGGTGGACCGATTAATAAAACAGCATGGTTCTTTGCTTTTTCGCTACTTAGCTCCGGTGTTTATAATTGGTACGGGATTGTTGGGGTTGTAACGCTACTTCCACCTATGGCAGCGGCAATTGCTACATGGATTCGACCAACGCTATTTACAAAACAAGAACGCGGTACAAGTATTAGCGCTTTTATTGTTGGTGCAACGGTGGCGACTGAACCTGCTATTCCTTATGCTTTAGCCGCTCCTATTCCCATGATTGCAGCAAATACATTAGCAGGCGGAATTGCTGGTGCGATTTCGATTATGTTTAATATCGAAAGAATTGCACCAGGAATCGGCATTTTTGATCCATTAATTGGCTTAGAAAAACCATGGTATTTCTTCTATTTAACTGTAGGCGTTGGTTTATTCTTGAATGTTTTGTTTATTATTGTTTTCAAAACAGCTTGGTTAAAGAACCAGGCGAAAAAAGTACAGGAACAAAAGTCAGTTGAGGAAATACAAACAACGATTTAG
- a CDS encoding MalY/PatB family protein — MKIDFDQQIDRTGTYSTQWDYTVDRFGRSDILPFSISDTDFAVPDAIQVALNERMKHPVYGYTRWNHEAYKQSIISWFEKDPRVKIRPSWIVYSPSVMYTISKLICLLTKQGEGVAVFTPMYDAFFSAIEANKRLLLKIELGAADQGYQIDWSALEHNFAKENTKVFLLTNPHNPTGKVFSPLELKRMNELSKRYNVFIISDDIHRDIILGEKKYTPITCFAEDNVALCCSSSKTFNTPGLGGSYAFIPNESLREKFLFTLKQRDAVSSASIFGIESMIAGYTHGEKYVQELQQYLKNNFHFLQKFLAEKISEIDFEMPEATYLAWLNVSDIKWKQDELQNRLINRGHVGIMPGSTYGDQQYLRMNIGCPLKKLEEGLNRMEWALHS; from the coding sequence GTGAAAATAGATTTTGACCAACAGATTGATCGAACCGGAACATATAGTACGCAGTGGGATTATACAGTAGATCGTTTTGGTCGAAGTGATATTTTACCATTTTCTATTTCAGATACGGATTTTGCTGTTCCAGATGCCATTCAAGTTGCTTTAAATGAGCGCATGAAGCATCCTGTCTATGGTTATACGCGTTGGAATCATGAGGCCTATAAGCAAAGTATTATTTCTTGGTTTGAAAAAGATCCACGAGTAAAAATAAGACCATCATGGATTGTGTATAGTCCAAGTGTTATGTATACTATTAGCAAGCTGATCTGTCTTTTAACAAAACAAGGTGAGGGTGTTGCTGTTTTTACACCGATGTATGACGCCTTTTTTAGTGCAATTGAAGCGAATAAACGCCTACTTCTAAAAATAGAGTTAGGTGCTGCTGATCAAGGATACCAAATCGACTGGAGCGCGTTAGAACATAATTTTGCTAAGGAGAATACGAAAGTCTTTCTTTTAACAAACCCACATAACCCCACCGGCAAAGTTTTTAGCCCATTAGAATTAAAAAGAATGAATGAGCTTAGCAAGCGTTACAATGTTTTTATTATTTCAGATGATATCCACCGAGATATTATTTTAGGTGAAAAAAAGTATACACCAATCACTTGTTTTGCAGAAGATAATGTGGCGCTTTGTTGTTCAAGTTCAAAAACATTTAATACGCCAGGATTAGGTGGATCTTATGCATTTATCCCTAATGAAAGCTTGCGGGAAAAATTTTTATTTACATTGAAGCAGCGAGATGCTGTATCTTCTGCTAGCATCTTTGGTATTGAAAGTATGATAGCTGGTTATACTCATGGCGAAAAGTATGTACAAGAGCTTCAGCAATATTTAAAAAACAATTTTCACTTTCTTCAAAAATTCCTTGCAGAAAAAATCTCAGAAATTGACTTTGAAATGCCAGAAGCAACTTATTTAGCTTGGCTGAATGTATCAGATATTAAATGGAAACAAGATGAGTTGCAGAATCGTCTAATCAACCGGGGACATGTGGGGATTATGCCTGGAAGCACATACGGAGATCAACAATACCTACGAATGAATATCGGCTGTCCGCTTAAAAAATTAGAGGAGGGATTGAATAGGATGGAGTGGGCGCTGCATTCTTAA
- a CDS encoding HTH domain-containing protein, with amino-acid sequence MLNERQIKILDLLRGNFFLGEELSEFLHVSRRTIVRDIIMIDFWLKEEKIGYIERSRGYKLNIINQRLLNKFLLKLEADERTLLFELLTHAALSISEIQEKLYLSKKEIMNIIKNSNEKYLNYFQITSKSNKGIFINESSYKKLDILSSLLVSSGENLVVDEASIYEEPWMRYMTSKQKRAQWLACQTATKYHSYMIEKAACCKQLLTIDLSPILRKINQTYNLVYQENKLLEQIKNHLLRNLAFPNYFDGKASEQIRILKSKNPFSFDFSTAFVQQISLYFKDVYIDPDYLALYVINEESMASNETIHVLMAEDKYSIGSINSMMLTEQIEGIEVDVVHTMEEVKNALKNTTYDLTIGEKEFMLTEAFRFDYQYDGLFSSTDLSNIRKRIEQVTIRNHLKENFKEETFYCLEAENKGFIEALNAGMDYFVRKQLLSVKEAEQIKLREIAGNQLVVNHVSMPHISTQLNHHSQFRLLYIHLKAAVSLNDELIYGILIVLVDQNATSYSQIFSYLYNHLKENDIRSCESYEQILALLE; translated from the coding sequence ATGTTAAACGAACGGCAAATAAAAATATTGGACCTGTTACGAGGAAATTTCTTTTTAGGTGAAGAACTAAGCGAATTTTTACATGTTTCAAGGCGGACGATTGTACGCGATATTATCATGATTGACTTTTGGTTAAAAGAAGAGAAAATTGGCTATATTGAGCGTTCTCGTGGTTATAAATTAAACATTATTAATCAGCGTTTGTTGAATAAATTTCTCTTAAAACTAGAAGCAGATGAGCGGACACTTCTTTTTGAACTTTTAACACATGCAGCCCTTTCAATAAGCGAGATTCAAGAAAAATTATATCTTAGTAAAAAAGAAATAATGAACATCATTAAAAATAGCAACGAAAAATATCTCAATTATTTTCAGATTACATCTAAATCTAATAAAGGCATTTTTATTAATGAATCATCCTATAAAAAATTGGATATCCTAAGTAGTTTGTTAGTAAGTAGCGGAGAGAATTTAGTTGTTGACGAAGCTTCTATTTATGAAGAACCATGGATGCGTTACATGACTTCTAAGCAAAAACGAGCGCAATGGCTCGCTTGTCAAACAGCGACGAAATACCATTCATATATGATTGAAAAAGCTGCGTGTTGCAAGCAATTACTGACGATTGATTTATCTCCCATTTTACGGAAGATTAACCAAACGTATAACTTAGTTTATCAAGAGAATAAGCTTTTAGAACAAATTAAAAATCATCTTTTGCGTAACCTTGCTTTTCCAAATTATTTTGACGGCAAAGCGAGTGAACAAATTCGGATTTTAAAGTCAAAAAATCCATTTTCATTCGATTTTAGCACAGCATTTGTCCAACAAATTTCGCTTTATTTTAAAGATGTTTATATTGATCCAGATTACCTTGCACTTTATGTGATCAATGAGGAAAGTATGGCAAGTAATGAAACGATCCACGTATTAATGGCAGAAGATAAGTATTCCATTGGCAGTATTAATTCAATGATGCTAACCGAACAGATTGAAGGGATCGAGGTCGATGTTGTACATACAATGGAAGAAGTAAAAAACGCGCTTAAAAACACGACGTACGACCTCACTATTGGTGAAAAAGAATTTATGCTAACGGAAGCGTTTCGCTTTGATTATCAATATGATGGGCTTTTTAGTAGTACGGATCTGTCTAATATTCGGAAGCGAATTGAACAAGTAACCATTAGAAATCACTTGAAAGAGAATTTTAAAGAAGAGACATTTTATTGTTTAGAGGCAGAAAATAAAGGATTTATAGAAGCACTAAATGCGGGGATGGATTATTTTGTTCGGAAGCAGCTTTTATCTGTTAAAGAAGCTGAACAAATTAAGCTTAGAGAAATTGCTGGAAATCAATTGGTTGTTAACCATGTGTCAATGCCACATATTTCGACACAATTAAATCACCATAGTCAGTTTAGACTGCTATATATCCATTTGAAAGCAGCAGTTTCCTTAAATGATGAATTGATTTATGGAATATTAATTGTTTTAGTAGATCAAAATGCCACCAGTTATTCGCAAATTTTTTCTTATCTTTATAATCATTTAAAAGAAAATGATATAAGAAGTTGTGAAAGTTATGAACAAATATTGGCATTATTGGAATAA